The following proteins come from a genomic window of Lycium ferocissimum isolate CSIRO_LF1 chromosome 4, AGI_CSIRO_Lferr_CH_V1, whole genome shotgun sequence:
- the LOC132052070 gene encoding protein phosphatase 1 regulatory subunit INH3-like, translating to MATRRREIAPPATGTSTLTLTLENQSESATSSSSQQQPPIETLTLKLKPKRRVSWKPGTVDNEFLNKKSSKKCCIFHKEKPFDEDDSDDDEENETLKKSNHHGDHCCSKQDHGDEASTSYVEDH from the coding sequence ATGGCGACTCGAAGGAGAGAAATTGCACCACCGGCAACCGGAACATCAACCCTAACCCTAACCCTAGAAAACCAATCAGAATCTGCcacgtcatcatcatcacaacaacaaccaccaatCGAAACCCTAACATTGAAACTGAAGCCAAAAAGGAGAGTATCATGGAAACCAGGAACTGTAGACAATGAATTCCTCAACAAGAAAAGTTCCAAGAAATGTTGTATTTTCCATAAAGAAAAGCCTTTTGATGAAGAtgatagcgatgatgatgaagaaaatGAGACATTAAAGAAGAGTAATCATCATGGGGATCATTGTTGTTCTAAACAAGATCATGGAGATGAAGCTAGTACCAGTTATGTTGAAGATCATTGA